A genomic window from Cyprinus carpio isolate SPL01 chromosome B9, ASM1834038v1, whole genome shotgun sequence includes:
- the LOC109093418 gene encoding myb-related transcription factor, partner of profilin-like, whose protein sequence is MATGEKRGKKKRNFSDTEIETLVGEVEARKTVLFGGHSSGVTNKKKQCEWQSIASAVNCVSGTERTVAELKKKWSDLKVEAKRKLSSHRQSVAATGGGPCTADLTSVDSKIAAIIGEVSVCGIVSEKKGDTDVTETTEEQVLPESEAVNEQEFQGEGFSDADAQRPAQSSAPSASGTSKSGRVLTDAVLQLQRETINAVNGVADELRQMREVMQEIAQSLKDAVKT, encoded by the exons ATGGCGACAggtgagaaaagaggaaaaaaaaaacgtaatttctcAGATACTGAGATTGAAACACTTGTAGGGGAGGTGGAGGCTCGGAAAACTGTGTTATTTGGTGGCCACAGCAGTGGGGTCACTAATAAAAAGAAGCAGTGCGAGTGGCAAAGTATTGCTTCTGCCGTCAATTGTGTCAGTGGGACAGAACGGACAGTtgcagaattaaagaaaaaatggtcCGACCTGAAg GTGGAGGCAAAGAGAAAACTGTCCTCCCACCGCCAGAGCGTGGCTGCAACTGGTGGGGGCCCATGTACAGCTGATCTCACATCAGTGGACAGCAAAATCGCGGCTATAATTGGGGAGGTCAGCGTGTGTGGTATTGTGTCGGAAAAGAAGGGAGACACTGACGTGACTGAAACCACAGAGGAGCAAG TCCTTCCGGAGTCTGAAGCTGTAAATGAACAGGAGTTTCAGGGTGAGGGGTTCTCAGATGCAGATGCACAGCGTCCGGCTCAAAGCAGTGCCCCTTCTGCGTCTGGCACGTCCAAAAGTGGTCGGGTACTCACTGACGCAGTCCTGCAGTTACAGCGAGAGACAATAAACGCTGTCAACGGGGTTGCAGATGAGCTACGGCAGATGAGAGAAGTGATGCAAGAAATTGCACAATCATTAAAAGATGCAGTTAAAACATGA